Below is a window of Buchnera aphidicola (Kurisakia onigurumii) DNA.
CAGAAAATATATTAAATATGGATAATATTTCTGTTAATTGGTATCAACAAAAAAAAACTGTTTTATATGTTTCTCATTTAATTTTAAAAATATGTGGAGGGTGTGCTGGTTCTTTAACTATATCGTATAATAGAAAAAAATATGATTTAAAAAAACAATATATTAATTTAAATCATAATTATTTAAATACTTTTTTAGGATGTTTTATTAGTAGTAAAAAAATACATAATATTTTTATAAAATTAGGATATAAAATTATTTTTTATAAGAATGGATGGAAAGTGTTTCCGCCATATTGGAAAAATTTTATTACTACGAAAGAAGAAGTAATTTCTGATTTTTGTAAATTATATAAATATGAAAATATTCCAAAAAAACCTTTTTTAATGCATAATACGATTTCTAATAAAGTAATTAATGATATTCAATCACTATTTTTTTCTCATATAAGAATAAAATTTTTTTTAATAGATAAAGGTTATTCTGAAATCATTACCTATTCTTTTATTAGTCAAAAAATACAAACGTATTTTTTTCCAAATACTAATCCATTAATGATTAAAAATCCTATTTCAAATGATATGTCTTCTATGAGATTGACTTTATGGCCTGGATTAATAAGTTCTGCTTTCTATAATAATAATAGACAACAAGATACATTAAAATTATTTGAAATAGGTTCTTGTTTTTTTCCTATAGAAAATAAATCTTTTGAAATACAAGAAAATGTATGTTTATCAATTTTATCTACTGGATCTAAAAATTTTTCAATATGGAACTCAAAAAAAAGTTTTTTTGATTTTTATGATTTAAAAGGAGATGTTGAATCATTATTTGATTTTTTTGGAATTTTAGATCGAATCACTTTTTGTTCTAGTTTTATAGATGGATTAAATCCTAAAAAATCTTCTGTCATTTTTTTTAATAAAATAAAAATTGGACATTTAGGTATATTAGATACAAAAATACAAAATAAATTTAATTTTCGACATGAAGTCGTTTTATTTGAATTATTTCTAAATAAAATTAATAACAATACAAATAAAATTAAAGAAATAAAATATTTTCCCAGAAGTAGAAGGGATATTTCAATTACTGTATCTGAAAAAGTAATGTATCAAGATATTTTAAATGAATGTAGAAAAATAAACTGTAAAGAAGAAATATTCTTTAATCTATTCGATATATATCAAGGAGATAAATTTTTAAAAGGAAAAAAAAGTATTTCAATTAGTATAAATTTTTTAAATACAAATGGAGTATTAACAGAAAAAAAAATTAATTTTATCACCAATCAAGTAATAGAGTGTTTAAAAAATAATTTACAAGCAAATTTACGTATTGAAGATAAAATTATAAAATAAATATATTTAAGAAAAAATATTTTTTATTTTTAATTATATTTAATTAATTTAAAATTATAATTGTAATGTACAAGAATAGTAAATAGAATATATAAAAATTATAAACTGAATACTATTCTTATATTTTTATTTTTTTATATTAAATATATTTTTATTATTTATATAAAAACGGATAGTTTACAGAAATAGTTTAAATATTTTTTGGTTTTTTGAAGAATTAATATTCTATTATAAAAAACATTTTTATTTTTGTCTTTTATTAGTACATTTTTAAAAAATATTTCAATTTGTTTAGAAAAAATAATTTCTTGCAGAAATGCTTTTTGATATTTTTTTTTTTTTATTAATTGTAATATGTTTATTTTAAAAATTTTTAAATTTATATAAAAATTTTTTTCATATTTATTATTAAATAGATTGATTTCAACAAATTGATTAGAATTTTTTTTTTCTTTTTTTAGTATTTTTCCAATTCTTTTATATGAAATTAATAAATGTTTAAATTCTACTTTTTTTGCATAATTTTCTAATACTTTAATACGTAAATATATTTCTAATATGTTATTTAATTTTAATAACAATATTGATTTTATTATATTAATGTTTATTTTTTTTTTTTTGCATAAATAAACAATTCTATTAAAAAAAAATTTTAAAATTTTTTCTTCTAATTCATTTGTTTGTCTATAATTATATAGAAATACACATTTTTGAATTAAATATTTTAAATCAATAGTAATTTTTTTTTCTATAATAATTCTTACTATTCCGATAGCAAATCTTTTTAATTGAAAAGGATCTTGATTAGATGAAGGTTGTTTATTTAATATAAATAAACCAACTATTGTATCTATTTTGTCACATATTGATAATATACAACCAATTTTGCTTTTTGGTAATGTAGAATTATAGGATTTAGGATAATATTGTTCTTGAATTGCTTCTGAAACTTCTTTTTTTTCTTTATTTTGAATAGCATAGTATTTTCCTACTATTCCTTGCATATTTGGAAATTCGAAAACTAAGTTAGTAATCAAATCACATTTAGATAAAATTGCTGCTCGGATTGCATTTTTTAAATCATTTTTTAATTCTTTTTTCATGAAAATGATTAATTTTTGTATTCTAATTGTTTTATCGTATAAATTTCCTAGTTTTTTATAAAATAAAATATTTTTTAGTAGTTTTAAATATTCTATTAATTTTATTTTTTGATCTTCTTTAAAAAAGAAATATGCATCGTATAAACGAGATTGAATAGCTTGTTTATTTCCTTCAATAATTTTTTTTTTATCTATTGGATTTATATTAGAAACAATTATAAATTCAGATGTTAAAAAATTAGTAAAATTATTGTATATTAAAAAACTTTTTTGAAATACTTGAACAATATAAAAAATTAATTCATGAGGTAATTTTAAAAATTTTTTTGAAAATTTTCCAACTAATATATTAGGATATTCTGTTAAACATGTTACTTCATCTAATAAATTATTTTCATATTGAACAAAACCATTAATTTCTTTAACTTTTTGGTTAATTTTATTTTTTATAAATTCTTTTCTAATATTATAGTTAGCAATAACCATTCCTTTTTTTAAAAGAATATTTGAATATTCATCAGCATTTTTTATTTTTATTTTTTTGTTTTTTAAAAAGAAATGTCCATATGTAATATTATTAGATAATAAATTAAATATTTTTATTGGTAAAATAGATTTTCCTAAAATTGCTAATATATTTCTAACTGGTCTAGAAAATTTTAAAGAATTTTTATCCCATAACATGGGTTTAGTGATGTGTATTTTTTTTATTGATGAAATTATTATTTTCTGAAATGTATATTTATTTTTTTTTTCTTTATTTTTTTTTTTTTCAAGTTGTACATTTTTTATTTTTATTGCTATTCTTTGTGGAGTAGCATACCATTTTATTATTTCATATTTAATAATATTTTTTTGCAGTTCATTTTTTATATTTTTAACAAATGATAAAGACATATTATGTAATTGTTTAAAAGGTAGTGCTTCTGTGTATAGTTCAACTAATAATGTTTTTTTCATATATTTATCTCAAAAATTTTTATTTTTCTTGATTTTGTAAATATTTTTGGGCTACTAGTTTGGATAATTTTCTAAGTTGAAAAATATAATCTTGTCTTTCTGTTACTGATAATGTTTTTTTTGAATCTAATAAATTAAAATTATGTGTTGCGTGTAGAATATATTCGTATGCAGGATTTATTAAAGGTTTTTCTAGTTTTAATAATCTTTTAGATTCATTAATATATTTATGAAATAAAAAAAATAATAATTTTGTATCAGAATTAATAAAATTATATTTTGAATTTTCGATTTCATTATTATGAAATAATTGTCCATATGTAATTAATTTTTTTTTTGTTTGCATCCAAATGATATCGTATATACTTTTTTTATTTTGTATATACATACAAATTCTTTCTATTCCATAAGTTATTTCTACAGTTATAGGATTACATTCAATACTACCCATATTTTGAA
It encodes the following:
- the pheT gene encoding phenylalanine--tRNA ligase subunit beta, which codes for MKFSELWLRKWIDNPSISTNLLCKQMTEVGLEVEKIEKISYSFKKIIIGKILKIKQVIIKKNYFFIYFVKIDKNKIIYCITKNKFYIKNKKIAIATNNSYINDKKTKINNYFFQKIKCNGKICSYADLGMYFSNEKYIIFPSNSIIGKSIKNYISYNDNIIKINIPHDRPDANSIFGLAREISIINDLKIPKIKCKDILVNSNHVVNVKIKKNSGCIRYIGMVIEKVKLNINTPLWMKEKLRRSSISSQDIITDIINYVCLEYGEPVHIFDFDKIENEIFVELNSNKKEIYILSQKIKNLKNSISVIRDKNCVLSLSNNLVFNNFQTNKNTNKIFIGSACLLKKQLNINYLFSKNLNSENILNMDNISVNWYQQKKTVLYVSHLILKICGGCAGSLTISYNRKKYDLKKQYINLNHNYLNTFLGCFISSKKIHNIFIKLGYKIIFYKNGWKVFPPYWKNFITTKEEVISDFCKLYKYENIPKKPFLMHNTISNKVINDIQSLFFSHIRIKFFLIDKGYSEIITYSFISQKIQTYFFPNTNPLMIKNPISNDMSSMRLTLWPGLISSAFYNNNRQQDTLKLFEIGSCFFPIENKSFEIQENVCLSILSTGSKNFSIWNSKKSFFDFYDLKGDVESLFDFFGILDRITFCSSFIDGLNPKKSSVIFFNKIKIGHLGILDTKIQNKFNFRHEVVLFELFLNKINNNTNKIKEIKYFPRSRRDISITVSEKVMYQDILNECRKINCKEEIFFNLFDIYQGDKFLKGKKSISISINFLNTNGVLTEKKINFITNQVIECLKNNLQANLRIEDKIIK
- the glyS gene encoding glycine--tRNA ligase subunit beta, whose translation is MKKTLLVELYTEALPFKQLHNMSLSFVKNIKNELQKNIIKYEIIKWYATPQRIAIKIKNVQLEKKKNKEKKNKYTFQKIIISSIKKIHITKPMLWDKNSLKFSRPVRNILAILGKSILPIKIFNLLSNNITYGHFFLKNKKIKIKNADEYSNILLKKGMVIANYNIRKEFIKNKINQKVKEINGFVQYENNLLDEVTCLTEYPNILVGKFSKKFLKLPHELIFYIVQVFQKSFLIYNNFTNFLTSEFIIVSNINPIDKKKIIEGNKQAIQSRLYDAYFFFKEDQKIKLIEYLKLLKNILFYKKLGNLYDKTIRIQKLIIFMKKELKNDLKNAIRAAILSKCDLITNLVFEFPNMQGIVGKYYAIQNKEKKEVSEAIQEQYYPKSYNSTLPKSKIGCILSICDKIDTIVGLFILNKQPSSNQDPFQLKRFAIGIVRIIIEKKITIDLKYLIQKCVFLYNYRQTNELEEKILKFFFNRIVYLCKKKKININIIKSILLLKLNNILEIYLRIKVLENYAKKVEFKHLLISYKRIGKILKKEKKNSNQFVEINLFNNKYEKNFYINLKIFKINILQLIKKKKYQKAFLQEIIFSKQIEIFFKNVLIKDKNKNVFYNRILILQKTKKYLNYFCKLSVFI
- the glyQ gene encoding glycine--tRNA ligase subunit alpha, producing the protein MSCKIDNSFYTITKKIKNFWYKKGLLYTIPIDISVGAGTFHPETFFKSLGSKSFSSIYIQPCRRPTDGRYGCNPNRLQHYYQLQVVIKPPPKNIQKIYLESLKIINIFPDTSDIRFIEDNWENPTLGASGIGWEVWIDGMEMTQFTYFQNMGSIECNPITVEITYGIERICMYIQNKKSIYDIIWMQTKKKLITYGQLFHNNEIENSKYNFINSDTKLLFFLFHKYINESKRLLKLEKPLINPAYEYILHATHNFNLLDSKKTLSVTERQDYIFQLRKLSKLVAQKYLQNQEK